From one Rhodamnia argentea isolate NSW1041297 chromosome 1, ASM2092103v1, whole genome shotgun sequence genomic stretch:
- the LOC125314774 gene encoding small polypeptide DEVIL 4-like, producing MVMGRSRRVYAKLKRTVRQQRGKLYIMRVCISMLLCWHKQS from the coding sequence ATGGTCATGGGGAGATCAAGAAGGGTGTACGCGAAGTTGAAGAGAACGGTGAGGCAACAGAGAGGGAAGTTGTACATTATGAGGGTTTGCATCTCTATGCTTCTCTGTTGGCACAAACAATCTTAA